From the Halomonas sp. MCCC 1A13316 genome, the window ATGGCCTTGAGTCCTTCATTGCTCGTGTCTTCATTGATAGTGCGTCCTGCGGTCGAGCACGGTGAACTTGAGCGTGGCCACCACTGCCAGCACCAGCAGGATCACCACCGTGATGGTGGCAGCGTAGGTGCGGTCGAAGAACGAGAAGGCGTTCTCGTAGACGTAGTAGAGCAGCAGGTTGGTGGCGTTGTTGGGCCCGCCCTTGGTCAGGATGAAAAGATGGTCGACCACCCGCACGGCATTGATCAGCGCATTGATCAGCACGAACAGCGTGGTCGGCATCAGCAGCGGGAAGGTCACCCGCCAGAAGAAGCTCCAGCGACTGGTGCCCTCCAGGTCCGAGGCCTCCTTCAGTTCCGGCGGGATGCTCTGCAGCGCCGCCAGGTAGAAGATCATGAAGAAGCCGGCCTCCTTCCAAACGGTCATCACGATCACCGAAGTCAGCGCCATGCCGGGGTCGCCAAGCCAATTGACGCCGGAGAGCCCCAGCGCGCCGAGCAGCTTGTTGAACAGGCCGATCTGCGGCGCGTAGAAGAACATCCAGATGTTGGCCGCGGCGATCATCGGCAGGATGGTCGGCGTGAAGTAGGCCATGCGCACGAAGCCGCGCCCCGGCAGGCGGGCGTTGACGAACAGCGCCATGCCCAGCGCCAGGGCAATGGAGGTAGGGATGGTGCCCAGGGCGTAAATCAGGTTGTTGCGCGCCACCTTCCAGAAGGTGACGTCCTCGACCAGCATGGCGTAGTTCTCCAGCCCGACGAACTCCGGCGGCGCACCGCGAAAGCCGGGCAGGAAGAAACTGTTGATCAGCGTGGCCACGGTGGGCAGATAGGCGAAGGTGCCGAGCAGCACCGCCGCCGGCAGCAGCAATAGCGCGCCGTAGATCTGCATGCGTCGGTCGGCGTTTTGAATCACCATGGCATGTCCTGTCTGGAGCTACCCGGGGCAAGGGCCCGGAGTGCCGTACCATCGATGAGGCGCTGTGAATCCTTCCCTGGACGCTACATTCGACTTCCCTGTCGAATGACCTCCTCTTCGGCCTTACCACCGACTCCCTGCCTGCGTCGGTTCGAATTCTCGACGTTACGTCTTTCGAGCCTCAACGGGAGCGCGCGTAGCGACGCAGCGCTGCATCCGCCTCGGCTTGAGCCTGCTTGAGGGCCTCCTCGGGCGACATCTGGCCGGTCAGCGCCGCCTGCACGGCATTGTCCAGCGCTCGCCGTACGCGCCCGCCCTGGTAGGTGGCCAGCTCCGCCGTGGCGTGCTCGAGCTGGTCGCGGGCCACCGCGGCCGGCGGAAACTCCTCGACATAGCTCTGCAGCGCCTGGGTCTCGTAGGCCGCCGGGCTCACCCCCATGTAGCCGGTCTCGATCGACCAGGCCGCGGCACGCTCGGGTGCCGTCATCCAGCGGATGAAGGTCAAGGCGGCGTGCTGCTCCTCCTCGCTACTGCCCTTGAACAGGTAGAAGTTGCCGCCGCCGGTGGGGCTGCCGCGCTGCTCCTTCATCGGCAGCATGGCCACGCCGAAGTCGAAGGAGGCGTCGTTGCGCACCGCGGTGAGGTTACCGGTGCTGTGCCACATCATGGCGGTCGACTCTTCCAGGAAGTTCTGGCGCAGGGTGCCCCACTCGATGGTGCCGTCGGGCATCGCCTCGTGCTCCTCGGCCAGTGATACCCAGTACTCCAGCGCCTCGATGGCGGCGGGGTCGTCGAAGTAGACCTCGGTGCCCTCTTCGTTCATCAGCCGGTGGCCGTCCTGGAAGGCGAAAGCCTGGAACATCCAATAGGGATAGCCGGTGGAGGGCACCATCACGCCCCACTGCTCGCCGCCGCTGGCTTCACGTACCGCAGCGGCCATCTCGGCCATTTCCTCCCAGGTCTCGGGCGGCGTCTCGGGGTCGAGCCCAGCGGCCTCGAAGGCGTCCTTGTTCCAGTAAAGCACGATGGTCGAGCGCTGGAAGGGAATGCCGTAGGTCTGGCCGTCGATCCTGCCGTTCTCCATCAGCCCCGGATAGAAACTGTCGAGCCACTCGCGCTCCTCCTCGCTCTCGACCACCTCGTCGAAGGCGATGATGGCGTCCTGCTCGAGCAGGTCGAACAGATCGATGGAGAACAGCACCGAGAGTTGCGGCGCCTCGCCCGCTTCGATGGCCGACATCGCCCGCACCCGGGTGTCGTCGTAGTTGCCGGCGTAGATGGCATCCACCGAGATGTCCGGGTGCTCGTTCTCGAACTCGGCTACCAGGCCATCGATCACATCGGTCAGGGCACCGCCCACCGCCACCGGGTAGTACATGGTCAGCTCGGTCTGGGCCTGGGCGTTCAGCGAGCCGGCGGCCAGCAGGCCAGCCAGGGCCGCGGCCCCCATTCGGCTGCGCTTTGCGAGGCTGTCTTTTACGA encodes:
- a CDS encoding carbohydrate ABC transporter permease, producing MVIQNADRRMQIYGALLLLPAAVLLGTFAYLPTVATLINSFFLPGFRGAPPEFVGLENYAMLVEDVTFWKVARNNLIYALGTIPTSIALALGMALFVNARLPGRGFVRMAYFTPTILPMIAAANIWMFFYAPQIGLFNKLLGALGLSGVNWLGDPGMALTSVIVMTVWKEAGFFMIFYLAALQSIPPELKEASDLEGTSRWSFFWRVTFPLLMPTTLFVLINALINAVRVVDHLFILTKGGPNNATNLLLYYVYENAFSFFDRTYAATITVVILLVLAVVATLKFTVLDRRTHYQ
- a CDS encoding ABC transporter substrate-binding protein — translated: MNARFSLVKDSLAKRSRMGAAALAGLLAAGSLNAQAQTELTMYYPVAVGGALTDVIDGLVAEFENEHPDISVDAIYAGNYDDTRVRAMSAIEAGEAPQLSVLFSIDLFDLLEQDAIIAFDEVVESEEEREWLDSFYPGLMENGRIDGQTYGIPFQRSTIVLYWNKDAFEAAGLDPETPPETWEEMAEMAAAVREASGGEQWGVMVPSTGYPYWMFQAFAFQDGHRLMNEEGTEVYFDDPAAIEALEYWVSLAEEHEAMPDGTIEWGTLRQNFLEESTAMMWHSTGNLTAVRNDASFDFGVAMLPMKEQRGSPTGGGNFYLFKGSSEEEQHAALTFIRWMTAPERAAAWSIETGYMGVSPAAYETQALQSYVEEFPPAAVARDQLEHATAELATYQGGRVRRALDNAVQAALTGQMSPEEALKQAQAEADAALRRYARSR